A single window of Leptolyngbya ohadii IS1 DNA harbors:
- a CDS encoding STAS/SEC14 domain-containing protein — protein MQASTEQLLQTIAQMPQPELETFVEEVLKLRAQRQAPSLSAAESELLLKINQGIPANLQQRFNELVVKRQTLMLTEAEHAELIQLGDRIEQLDSERIESLATLAKLRQRSLREIMQDLGIQPPACV, from the coding sequence ATGCAAGCTTCCACTGAGCAACTGCTACAAACGATCGCCCAAATGCCTCAACCCGAACTAGAAACCTTTGTCGAGGAGGTCTTAAAACTCCGTGCCCAACGCCAAGCACCGAGTCTCTCTGCGGCAGAATCCGAACTGCTGCTCAAAATTAATCAGGGCATTCCTGCGAATCTCCAGCAGCGATTCAACGAACTTGTAGTTAAGCGGCAAACTCTCATGCTGACCGAGGCAGAACACGCAGAGCTGATTCAACTGGGCGATCGAATTGAACAACTTGATTCAGAACGTATCGAATCCTTAGCAACATTAGCTAAACTGCGACAGCGATCGCTGAGGGAGATCATGCAAGATTTAGGAATTCAGCCGCCTGCCTGTGTCTAG
- a CDS encoding DUF4383 domain-containing protein, whose amino-acid sequence MGARYFALIAGVVYVLVGILGFIPGMVAAPGTAPQLAVDSGYGFLMGLFPINVLHNLVHLAVGVWGLLSYPRYGSARTFCRGLAIFYGLLTIMGFFPVLNTTFGLIPIFGHDIWLHAVTALIAAYFGFKGTRNTADVRDNDCVTVGGYRDR is encoded by the coding sequence ATGGGAGCGCGGTATTTCGCTTTAATTGCAGGTGTAGTTTACGTTCTGGTCGGAATTCTTGGCTTTATTCCTGGCATGGTTGCCGCTCCGGGCACAGCCCCTCAGTTAGCGGTTGATTCGGGCTACGGCTTTTTGATGGGACTCTTTCCAATCAACGTGCTACACAATCTTGTGCATCTGGCGGTTGGGGTTTGGGGACTGCTCTCTTATCCCCGCTACGGTAGCGCCAGAACCTTCTGCCGAGGCTTGGCAATTTTCTACGGATTGCTAACCATCATGGGATTTTTCCCCGTCCTTAACACCACTTTTGGACTAATTCCCATCTTCGGTCACGATATCTGGCTGCACGCCGTCACTGCTCTGATCGCCGCCTACTTTGGCTTTAAAGGAACGCGCAACACTGCCGATGTGCGAGATAACGATTGCGTTACGGTTGGCGGATATCGCGATCGCTAA
- a CDS encoding amidase family protein, with translation MIQVIPLSSPKSFNLLDASIAEINQALEFGALTSQELVQLYFDRINAYDFNAPLGEGAQPLNTILALNENALAIAKTLDEERRQGNIKSPLHGIPVLLKDNIDTADQPTTAGSVALEGSTPPDDAFITANLREAGAVIIGKGSLTEFANYLANGMPAGYSSLNGYTFNPYNPTLSTTVPDGRPALSPGGSSAGSAAAVAASLVPVSVGSETNGSILSPGNQNSVVGIKPTVGLVSRDGIIPIAASQDTAGPFGKTVADAAALLGLLTGVDPNDPITSTSEGKAFTDYTQFLDDRALEGKRIGVPKTVFWEGLTDEQRAITERAIAVLESQGATIVYVEIPTARELATAPNTTVLDYEFKRDLNAYLSSLGPDAPVKTLSDVIAFNAANPEVALKYGQARALSGESKDISPGSADTIAYLAARANDLRLTKDALDAYLSENELDAVLFSGTRGANIGARAGYPSIILPAGYLSNGTATPTDDAPYGVALLGTAYSEPTLIALGYDYEQASQVRVAPASTPGLPGETFEYLTGVLVVGTSGSDVIVPEELADFDGNGDTVYALGGDDTIDTRSSVSGGNQIFAGEGDDSVTVGRNDIVSGGEGNDRLTSNESRGGNTIAGDAGNDLFNVGRNDRLLGGEGDDQFYVGVGEGDNLITGGAGADQFWIANDVLPLGANTITDFEIGKDVIGIARLGIDFAGVSQTQTEGGLLLSAFNTDLALLQGITAPLDASNFAFA, from the coding sequence ATGATTCAAGTAATTCCCCTGTCGAGTCCAAAGTCTTTTAACCTGCTAGATGCATCGATTGCGGAAATCAACCAGGCTTTAGAATTTGGCGCACTAACTTCCCAAGAATTGGTGCAACTTTATTTCGATCGCATCAATGCCTATGATTTTAATGCGCCCTTAGGCGAAGGGGCACAGCCGCTAAACACGATTCTGGCACTCAATGAGAATGCTCTGGCGATCGCCAAAACGCTAGATGAGGAACGGCGGCAGGGCAATATCAAAAGTCCGCTGCATGGAATTCCCGTGCTGCTAAAGGACAACATTGATACGGCAGATCAACCGACAACCGCAGGCTCAGTGGCGCTGGAAGGTTCGACTCCGCCCGATGATGCCTTTATCACTGCAAATTTGCGCGAGGCAGGAGCGGTCATTATTGGCAAAGGCAGTTTGACCGAATTTGCAAACTATCTGGCAAACGGAATGCCTGCGGGCTATAGCTCCCTAAATGGCTATACCTTCAATCCCTACAATCCCACGCTTTCTACCACGGTTCCCGACGGCAGACCTGCCCTTTCTCCAGGGGGTTCCAGTGCGGGTTCAGCCGCAGCCGTTGCTGCCAGTTTGGTTCCCGTCTCGGTGGGCAGTGAAACGAACGGATCGATTCTCAGCCCTGGAAATCAAAACTCAGTGGTGGGAATTAAGCCAACGGTCGGTTTGGTCAGTCGCGATGGCATTATTCCGATCGCCGCCAGCCAGGATACCGCAGGACCGTTTGGCAAAACCGTTGCAGATGCAGCCGCTCTGTTGGGATTGCTGACAGGCGTTGATCCGAACGATCCCATCACTAGCACCAGTGAAGGTAAAGCTTTTACGGACTACACGCAATTCCTGGACGATCGGGCACTGGAGGGCAAGCGGATCGGCGTCCCGAAAACCGTATTTTGGGAGGGTCTGACCGATGAACAACGGGCAATCACCGAGCGGGCGATCGCGGTTTTGGAGTCTCAGGGAGCCACGATCGTTTATGTGGAAATTCCGACAGCGCGGGAACTGGCAACAGCCCCCAATACGACCGTGCTGGACTACGAGTTCAAACGCGATCTGAATGCTTACCTCAGCAGCCTCGGTCCTGATGCTCCGGTGAAAACGCTGTCGGATGTGATTGCTTTTAATGCGGCAAATCCTGAAGTCGCACTGAAGTACGGGCAAGCCAGAGCGCTTTCTGGGGAATCCAAGGATATCAGTCCGGGGTCTGCCGATACGATCGCCTATCTTGCTGCCAGAGCCAACGATCTGCGGTTAACTAAAGATGCGCTCGATGCCTACCTGAGCGAGAACGAATTGGATGCTGTGCTGTTTTCCGGTACGCGGGGAGCCAATATTGGGGCGCGAGCAGGCTATCCCAGCATTATTTTGCCCGCAGGCTACCTGTCGAACGGAACAGCCACACCCACCGACGACGCACCCTACGGCGTTGCTTTACTGGGGACGGCATACAGTGAACCAACGCTGATTGCTCTGGGCTACGACTATGAGCAGGCATCCCAGGTGCGAGTTGCCCCTGCCAGTACGCCTGGATTGCCGGGTGAAACCTTTGAGTATCTGACGGGAGTACTCGTGGTGGGAACCAGCGGCAGTGATGTGATTGTGCCGGAAGAGCTAGCGGATTTTGATGGCAACGGCGATACGGTCTATGCCCTGGGTGGAGATGATACGATCGACACTCGCTCCAGCGTTTCGGGCGGCAATCAAATTTTTGCTGGAGAAGGTGATGATAGCGTTACGGTGGGTCGCAACGATATTGTTTCAGGCGGCGAAGGAAACGATCGACTCACCTCCAACGAAAGTCGCGGGGGCAACACGATTGCGGGAGATGCGGGGAACGATTTGTTCAATGTGGGTCGTAACGATCGTCTCCTCGGCGGTGAGGGCGATGACCAGTTCTATGTTGGCGTGGGTGAGGGGGATAACCTGATTACAGGCGGCGCAGGTGCAGACCAGTTCTGGATTGCCAACGATGTGCTGCCGCTCGGAGCCAATACGATTACGGACTTTGAGATTGGCAAGGACGTGATTGGAATTGCGCGACTGGGCATTGATTTCGCAGGCGTGAGCCAAACCCAAACTGAGGGTGGACTGTTGCTCTCCGCATTCAATACAGATCTGGCGCTGCTTCAGGGCATTACTGCACCGCTGGATGCCAGCAATTTTGCCTTTGCCTAG
- a CDS encoding SDR family oxidoreductase, which translates to MAKPLADWTGKAAIITGGSSGIGKALAKRLVQQGANVAIVARDPEKLALAQQEIVAYCRRADQQVCIYSADVSDRLQAETAIQAAIAALGSPALLVTCAGIAHPGYFQDLPIEIFERTMAINYFGSLYCIRAVVPAMMAQGQGQIAMISSGAGLIGIYGYTPYSPSKFALRGLAESLRGELKPMGIGVSIVYPPDTDTPQLVEENKTKPPETKRITATAETWSADGVAREIMTGLQKQAFTIAPGTEMSVLAKLHSVIAPGLNWYFDRMVREVRGSRE; encoded by the coding sequence ATGGCTAAACCTTTAGCAGACTGGACGGGAAAAGCGGCGATTATTACGGGCGGATCGAGCGGCATTGGCAAAGCTCTGGCAAAGCGTCTTGTTCAGCAAGGAGCAAATGTGGCGATCGTGGCACGCGATCCTGAAAAGCTGGCTCTGGCACAGCAGGAAATTGTCGCCTATTGTCGAAGGGCTGATCAGCAGGTTTGCATCTACTCAGCGGACGTATCCGATCGGCTTCAGGCAGAAACGGCAATACAGGCGGCGATCGCGGCTTTGGGATCTCCGGCGCTGCTTGTTACCTGTGCCGGAATTGCTCATCCCGGATACTTTCAGGACTTGCCGATCGAGATTTTTGAGCGAACGATGGCAATTAACTACTTCGGGTCGCTGTACTGCATCCGGGCAGTGGTTCCCGCGATGATGGCTCAAGGTCAGGGACAGATTGCCATGATTTCCTCTGGAGCTGGACTGATTGGCATCTACGGCTACACGCCCTACAGCCCCAGTAAATTTGCCCTGCGGGGTTTGGCAGAGTCGCTGCGGGGGGAACTGAAACCAATGGGCATTGGGGTGTCGATCGTCTATCCCCCGGACACCGATACTCCCCAGCTTGTGGAGGAGAACAAAACCAAACCCCCCGAAACCAAACGCATTACTGCCACGGCAGAAACCTGGAGTGCCGACGGGGTTGCCCGCGAGATTATGACCGGACTGCAAAAGCAGGCATTTACGATCGCCCCTGGTACGGAGATGTCAGTTCTGGCAAAGCTGCATAGTGTGATTGCGCCGGGGTTGAACTGGTATTTCGATCGGATGGTGAGGGAGGTTAGGGGGAGTAGGGAGTAG
- a CDS encoding HNH endonuclease, with the protein MSSDRVTAQQRRFVVERAKGCCEYCMSQMEFATQAFSVEHILPHTRGGSSEPENLALSCQGCNNHKFTKTEGFDPLTQETVPLFHPREQQWRDHFTWNEDYTIVIGLTPTGRATVNELCLNRSSVVNLRRVLFSCGEHPPSETLPESN; encoded by the coding sequence GTGTCTAGCGATCGAGTCACTGCCCAACAGCGTCGCTTTGTCGTCGAACGAGCTAAAGGTTGCTGTGAATACTGCATGAGCCAGATGGAATTTGCTACGCAGGCTTTTTCGGTTGAACACATTTTGCCTCACACTAGAGGCGGCTCATCAGAGCCTGAGAATTTAGCCTTATCGTGCCAAGGCTGTAACAATCATAAATTCACTAAAACAGAAGGATTTGACCCGCTGACTCAGGAAACTGTTCCGCTCTTTCATCCGAGGGAGCAGCAATGGCGTGATCACTTTACTTGGAACGAAGACTATACGATCGTGATTGGCTTGACTCCAACGGGTCGGGCGACGGTGAACGAGTTATGTTTAAACCGCTCAAGCGTGGTCAACCTGCGGCGCGTTCTCTTTTCATGTGGTGAACATCCGCCCAGCGAGACGTTACCCGAAAGCAATTAG
- a CDS encoding SRPBCC family protein yields the protein MMLTPLKRNRRSSGVRMGRRLLRSSLAGGSLAIALTALTAEAARPVSALESPESAIVTAMEPMQIAQLQIAQLQIAQSNGVSVSGSNGTFTGQVLVRTSAQTAWNVLTDYNRFSSFIPSVAESRVLQSNGNRKVFEQVNVIRVLAFTRRSRVVISSVESYPQQISFSLVEGDVESLQGVWRIQPRGNNQVLITHQVTVDPGSSPTRGLFFNIYRSTLANTLSALKQEMERRGS from the coding sequence ATGATGCTTACCCCTCTCAAAAGAAATCGGCGATCGAGCGGTGTCCGGATGGGTCGTCGTTTGCTCCGGAGCAGTTTGGCTGGTGGCAGTTTAGCGATCGCCCTTACGGCTTTAACTGCGGAAGCGGCTCGTCCTGTCAGTGCTCTGGAATCTCCTGAATCTGCGATCGTAACTGCAATGGAACCGATGCAAATTGCCCAGTTACAGATTGCTCAGCTACAGATTGCTCAATCGAACGGGGTGAGTGTTTCTGGCTCGAACGGCACTTTTACGGGGCAGGTGCTTGTTCGGACTTCGGCGCAGACTGCCTGGAACGTGCTGACGGACTATAATCGCTTCTCGTCGTTTATTCCGAGTGTGGCTGAAAGTCGGGTACTGCAAAGCAACGGCAACCGGAAGGTGTTTGAGCAGGTAAACGTGATTCGCGTTCTAGCTTTTACGCGCCGCAGTCGAGTCGTGATTTCCTCAGTGGAGAGCTATCCGCAGCAGATTTCCTTTTCGCTGGTGGAGGGGGATGTGGAGTCGCTGCAAGGCGTTTGGCGAATTCAGCCCAGAGGCAACAATCAGGTTTTGATTACTCATCAGGTGACGGTTGATCCGGGATCATCGCCAACCAGGGGGCTGTTTTTTAACATCTACAGAAGCACCCTTGCCAACACCCTATCTGCTCTGAAGCAGGAAATGGAACGACGGGGGAGCTAG
- a CDS encoding sensor histidine kinase, which yields MTASAPDADSNLQVSDSLINPSSPQTSGAFEPQGDQDTQQTESDRAEIQALRAELHQTRLAYQAAIEMAQFQAGFLARTSHELRSPINSVIGLHQLILADLCDSPEEEREFVAQAYGAAQKMLGLMDELIQISQLVQKTASLNLEPVPLGEILADVEQATRLQAKNRGLQLEIQLPDPAIRVLADERRLRQVLLNLVDMPLRVMQQGFVRLTLEIRQETVQIEIVDQRPAECWQESIDLLPMLRGTAEAINQASERQNILDLLKRSPVPPSIGLQLLSQRAILELMGGQLTLIETPVQFEQAAAETEGITRLCCTLPLFVA from the coding sequence ATGACAGCAAGTGCCCCCGATGCTGACTCCAATCTCCAGGTTTCAGATTCCTTAATTAATCCTTCCAGTCCTCAAACTTCAGGTGCTTTCGAGCCTCAGGGCGATCAAGATACGCAGCAGACGGAAAGTGACCGAGCCGAAATTCAGGCACTTAGGGCAGAACTGCATCAAACCCGGTTGGCGTATCAGGCGGCGATCGAAATGGCGCAGTTTCAGGCAGGCTTTCTGGCGCGCACATCCCACGAACTGCGATCGCCCATTAATAGCGTAATTGGTCTGCATCAGCTGATTCTGGCTGACCTGTGCGACAGTCCGGAGGAGGAACGGGAATTTGTAGCGCAGGCATACGGTGCGGCGCAAAAGATGCTGGGGCTGATGGATGAGCTGATTCAGATTTCCCAGCTCGTTCAGAAAACCGCCAGCCTGAATTTAGAACCCGTTCCTCTCGGCGAAATTCTAGCGGACGTTGAGCAAGCCACCAGACTCCAGGCAAAAAATCGGGGGTTGCAGCTCGAAATTCAATTGCCCGATCCCGCGATTAGGGTTCTGGCAGACGAACGGCGACTCCGGCAAGTGTTGCTGAATTTAGTGGATATGCCGCTTCGAGTGATGCAGCAGGGATTTGTCCGGTTGACCCTGGAGATTCGGCAGGAAACTGTGCAGATTGAAATTGTCGATCAGCGTCCGGCGGAATGCTGGCAGGAATCGATCGACCTGCTGCCGATGCTGAGGGGAACTGCTGAAGCGATTAACCAAGCCTCAGAGAGGCAAAACATTCTGGATCTCCTGAAGCGATCGCCCGTTCCTCCCTCGATCGGACTGCAATTATTGAGCCAACGGGCAATTCTGGAACTAATGGGAGGACAGCTTACGCTGATTGAAACCCCCGTTCAATTTGAGCAGGCTGCGGCTGAAACAGAAGGAATTACCCGGCTTTGCTGTACGCTGCCGCTGTTTGTTGCTTAG
- a CDS encoding ATP-grasp enzyme encodes MKTEPLTQNDQPQSIPAVNSPSSPETASSQNLNEQNLNKKIVALFQNLGTLALLAIVFPFTLSVVILSLIWSWISRPFWKAPVIAESPKTVMIAGARMTKTLQLARSFQAAGHRAIIIDLDRFWLSGNRFSNAIAGFYTVPDPAKGWEKYCETLRSIVEREKVDLFIPVAMFAVTYPAGVTQHPLDGYCEVCHFDAETIRMLDDKFAFAERARSLGLSIPKSFKITSPDQVLNFDFSQEKNPYILKSIQYDAVRRLDLTKLPCATPEETAEFVNSLPMSEDKPWIMQEFIRGQEYCTHSTVRNGKSTLYCCCDSSAFQVNYEHLDKPEISDWITRFLADLDGYGQASFDVIQTEDGTVYPIECNPRTHTAVTTFYNHLGVADAYLNPEPPAEPLLPLPSAKPTYWLYHELWRLNEVRSLKQFQTWFSNITRGTDALFRVHDPLPFLMVHHWQIPLLILQNLRQLAGWVRIDFNIGELIE; translated from the coding sequence ATGAAAACAGAGCCACTGACGCAAAATGATCAACCCCAGTCGATTCCTGCGGTAAACTCTCCATCTAGTCCGGAAACAGCATCATCGCAAAACCTCAACGAACAAAACCTCAACAAAAAGATTGTTGCGCTGTTTCAAAACCTGGGAACGCTGGCTCTGTTGGCGATCGTCTTTCCCTTCACTCTCTCGGTCGTTATCCTGTCGCTAATCTGGAGCTGGATCAGCCGTCCTTTTTGGAAAGCTCCTGTGATTGCTGAATCTCCCAAAACGGTGATGATTGCCGGAGCGCGAATGACCAAAACGCTGCAACTTGCCCGATCGTTTCAGGCGGCAGGGCACCGAGCTATTATTATTGACCTCGATCGCTTCTGGCTGAGTGGAAATCGTTTCTCAAATGCGATCGCAGGATTTTATACCGTTCCCGATCCGGCTAAGGGCTGGGAAAAATATTGTGAAACGCTGCGATCGATCGTGGAACGAGAGAAAGTTGATTTGTTTATTCCGGTAGCAATGTTTGCGGTGACGTACCCGGCTGGAGTGACACAACATCCACTCGACGGCTACTGCGAGGTCTGTCACTTTGATGCGGAAACCATCCGAATGCTGGACGATAAATTTGCCTTTGCGGAAAGGGCGCGATCGTTGGGATTGTCTATTCCTAAATCGTTCAAAATTACGTCACCAGATCAGGTCTTAAACTTCGATTTTTCCCAGGAAAAGAATCCCTATATTCTCAAAAGCATTCAGTACGATGCAGTGCGTCGGTTAGACCTGACAAAGTTACCCTGCGCCACCCCAGAGGAAACCGCTGAGTTTGTGAACAGTCTGCCGATGAGTGAGGACAAGCCCTGGATTATGCAGGAGTTTATTCGCGGTCAGGAATACTGTACCCACAGTACCGTGAGAAATGGCAAATCGACTCTCTACTGCTGCTGTGATTCCTCAGCGTTTCAGGTGAACTACGAGCATCTTGATAAGCCCGAAATAAGCGACTGGATTACCCGTTTCCTGGCAGACCTCGACGGCTACGGACAGGCTTCCTTCGACGTGATCCAAACCGAGGATGGCACCGTTTACCCGATCGAATGTAATCCCCGTACCCATACGGCAGTCACCACGTTCTACAACCATCTCGGTGTAGCCGATGCCTACCTCAATCCCGAACCCCCTGCCGAGCCGCTATTGCCCCTCCCCAGTGCTAAGCCAACCTACTGGCTCTATCACGAACTCTGGCGACTAAATGAGGTGCGATCGCTCAAACAGTTTCAAACCTGGTTCAGCAATATTACTCGCGGCACGGATGCCCTGTTTCGCGTCCACGACCCTCTGCCGTTTCTCATGGTGCACCACTGGCAGATTCCCCTGCTGATTCTGCAAAATCTGCGTCAGCTAGCGGGATGGGTCAGAATTGACTTTAATATCGGTGAATTAATCGAATAA
- a CDS encoding SDR family NAD(P)-dependent oxidoreductase, with protein MLIKFKSQADNLCTAALLPHFLSRENGTIVNVFSIGGLDPIFYQVPYTTSKQALAVQKNSPRMGG; from the coding sequence ATGCTTATCAAGTTCAAATCACAGGCGGATAATTTATGCACTGCTGCACTGCTGCCCCATTTTCTGTCGCGGGAAAACGGCACGATCGTCAATGTGTTTTCGATCGGCGGACTCGATCCTATCTTCTACCAGGTTCCCTATACCACCAGTAAACAAGCCCTTGCGGTCCAAAAAAATTCCCCCCGAATGGGGGGTTAG